Proteins from a genomic interval of Ignavibacteriota bacterium:
- a CDS encoding UvrD-helicase domain-containing protein encodes MTFLQELNPVQRDAVKALDGPVLIVAGAGSGKTRVLTYRIAHLLSIGVPAYQILALTFTNKAANEMKERIHKIVGEKSHSLWMGTFHSVFARILRSECTKIGFEKNFSIYDDSDSVSLIKRIMNSMGISTQQFNPNAIQSSISKAKNQLVTPDEFGRYAGSMYEEKTTVIFAEYQKQLLQSNAMDFDDLLLKPITLFHQHSDALQKYQDRFRFILVDEYQDTNHVQYILLKTLAEKYKNICVVGDDAQSIYAFRGADIRNILDFQKDYPNAKTFRLEQNYRSTKFILGAADRLIKHNQGQIHKTLWTDNDEGDPIHVIECVDDREEGSQIVNRITNDAQRFKLDLKHFAVLYRTNAQSRSLEDAMRKNSIPYVIVGGVAFYQRKEIKDVLAYFRVVVNPQDTESLLRVVNYPVRGLGDVALGNIKEFAVQNNISLLESVHRSKENLKLSPRAKSGANQFSQMIKKYTELENAVSMSEFSRAFVDEIGLLKMFKEEATPESMARWENVQELLSAISEYQDEHPEATFEQFLEEVALVSDVDQWEDKHNAITLMTLHSAKGLEFPVVFVSGLEEGLLPFYSSQVEENELEEERRLLYVGITRAMKKLYLTYTRSRYRFGDVTFQSPSRFISEIQGKGVEAYNSFKRFHQRKDENSYSPSYKKKSYQQEREIFADTMPDYESMNDVSKGLRVGSIVEHEEFGRGRTLSISGKGDMMKAVVLFESVGAKSLMVKYARLLIFS; translated from the coding sequence ATGACTTTTCTTCAAGAATTAAATCCGGTACAGCGAGATGCTGTAAAAGCGTTAGATGGTCCGGTCCTGATTGTTGCCGGTGCTGGAAGCGGTAAGACACGAGTCCTCACGTATCGCATTGCGCATTTGCTTTCCATCGGAGTCCCGGCGTACCAGATTCTCGCACTGACATTCACGAACAAAGCCGCAAACGAAATGAAGGAACGCATTCACAAAATTGTCGGAGAAAAAAGTCATTCGTTGTGGATGGGGACTTTCCATTCCGTCTTTGCAAGAATTCTCCGCTCCGAGTGTACGAAGATTGGCTTCGAGAAAAACTTTTCGATTTATGATGACAGCGATAGCGTCAGTCTCATCAAACGCATTATGAATTCGATGGGGATTTCGACTCAACAGTTCAATCCGAATGCGATTCAATCGTCCATTAGCAAAGCGAAGAACCAACTTGTAACGCCGGACGAGTTTGGCAGATATGCCGGTTCAATGTATGAAGAAAAAACAACGGTCATTTTTGCTGAGTATCAGAAGCAACTTCTTCAAAGCAATGCAATGGATTTTGATGATTTACTTCTCAAACCGATTACTCTCTTCCATCAGCATAGCGATGCTTTACAAAAATATCAGGACAGGTTTCGCTTCATTCTCGTTGATGAATATCAGGATACGAATCATGTTCAGTACATCTTACTGAAAACGCTTGCGGAGAAATACAAGAACATCTGTGTCGTTGGGGATGATGCACAGAGTATCTATGCGTTTCGGGGAGCCGATATCAGAAACATCCTCGATTTTCAAAAAGATTATCCGAACGCCAAAACGTTCCGGCTTGAACAGAATTACCGCTCGACAAAGTTTATTCTCGGAGCGGCTGACCGTCTTATCAAACATAATCAAGGACAAATTCACAAAACACTTTGGACAGACAACGACGAAGGCGACCCGATTCATGTCATTGAATGTGTTGATGACCGTGAAGAGGGAAGTCAGATTGTGAATCGGATTACGAACGATGCACAACGGTTCAAGTTAGATTTGAAACACTTTGCTGTGTTGTATCGAACGAATGCTCAGTCACGTTCCCTTGAAGATGCAATGAGAAAAAACAGTATTCCGTATGTCATCGTTGGCGGTGTGGCTTTTTATCAACGGAAAGAAATCAAAGATGTGCTTGCGTACTTTCGCGTAGTTGTTAATCCGCAAGACACGGAAAGTTTATTACGTGTCGTCAACTACCCTGTTCGGGGACTTGGTGATGTAGCGCTCGGGAACATCAAGGAGTTTGCAGTTCAGAATAATATTTCTTTGCTCGAAAGTGTTCATCGTTCAAAAGAGAATCTGAAACTAAGTCCTCGTGCTAAATCGGGAGCGAATCAATTTTCTCAGATGATTAAGAAATATACCGAACTCGAGAACGCAGTTTCGATGAGCGAATTCTCCCGTGCATTTGTTGATGAAATCGGTCTGCTGAAAATGTTTAAGGAAGAAGCAACACCGGAATCTATGGCTCGATGGGAAAATGTGCAGGAGTTGCTTTCGGCAATTTCAGAATATCAGGACGAACATCCGGAAGCAACATTCGAACAGTTTCTTGAAGAAGTTGCGCTCGTTTCTGATGTTGACCAATGGGAAGATAAACACAATGCGATTACGCTGATGACACTGCACAGCGCGAAAGGATTGGAGTTTCCCGTTGTTTTTGTTTCCGGACTTGAGGAAGGATTGCTTCCATTTTATTCTTCACAAGTTGAAGAAAATGAACTCGAAGAGGAGCGTCGGTTGTTGTATGTCGGTATTACGAGAGCGATGAAGAAACTTTATCTTACATACACCCGTAGTCGTTATCGTTTCGGTGATGTTACGTTTCAGTCTCCTTCCCGTTTTATTTCGGAAATTCAGGGGAAGGGTGTTGAAGCCTATAACTCATTCAAGCGATTTCATCAACGGAAAGACGAAAACAGTTATTCGCCATCGTACAAAAAGAAAAGCTATCAACAAGAACGAGAAATATTTGCGGACACGATGCCCGACTATGAGAGCATGAATGATGTTTCAAAAGGTTTGCGTGTCGGTAGCATCGTTGAGCATGAAGAGTTTGGTCGGGGAAGGACGTTGAGTATTTCCGGAAAAGGGGATATGATGAAAGCAGTTGTGTTGTTTGAAAGTGTCGGAGCGAAAAGTCTTATGGTAAAATATGCACGGCTATTGATTTTCTCCTGA
- a CDS encoding amino acid permease, producing the protein MFNHIFRTKSLDAILKDTEEPQHQLKRTLGVFDLLMLGIGAIIGTGIFAVVGTAAAGGADHLGAGPGVMVSFLITAVACAFCALCYAEFASMVPISGSAYTYSYATLGELIAWIIGWDLIIEYAIGNVAVAISWAAYFHQLFDGMGVHIPAWISVDYRSAVQAASAVAIEGAPNPANSLAYEAFLNHPTFLGIPIVFNFLAFTIVGFVTWILVIGVKESARVNNLMVILKIVILFFFIGVGAMYVKPENWSPFFPNGLTGVWTGASLIFFAFIGFDAISTAAEECKNPAKDMPRGILWSLFICTLIYVATAAVLTGIIPWNQLGVADPLAAALSYLQLDWAAGIVSFGAVVAMTAVLLVFQLGQPRIFFAMSRDGLLPKIFARVHPKYKTPHVTTIWTGVAVAVFSSFANLNEIVELTNIGTLFAFMLVCLGVLILRKKDPNRRRSFKTPWVPLVPLLGIGMCLYLMLGLPWVTWARFGVWLLIGAAVYFFYGFRHSKQKVTA; encoded by the coding sequence ATGTTCAATCATATCTTTCGTACAAAAAGTCTCGATGCAATTCTCAAAGACACTGAAGAACCACAGCATCAATTAAAACGAACGCTTGGTGTTTTCGATTTGCTGATGCTTGGCATCGGCGCAATCATCGGCACGGGAATATTTGCAGTCGTCGGAACTGCCGCCGCCGGTGGCGCAGACCATCTCGGCGCCGGTCCCGGTGTGATGGTTTCTTTTTTGATTACTGCCGTTGCTTGTGCTTTTTGTGCGTTGTGTTATGCTGAGTTTGCTTCGATGGTTCCGATTTCAGGAAGCGCATATACTTATTCGTATGCAACACTCGGTGAACTTATTGCATGGATTATCGGCTGGGATTTGATTATCGAATACGCTATTGGAAATGTTGCCGTTGCAATTTCATGGGCGGCGTACTTTCATCAATTATTCGACGGCATGGGAGTTCATATTCCTGCATGGATTTCTGTTGACTATCGCTCGGCGGTTCAAGCGGCGAGTGCCGTTGCAATTGAGGGCGCACCGAATCCGGCAAACTCGCTGGCGTACGAAGCGTTTTTGAATCATCCCACATTTCTTGGAATTCCCATCGTATTCAATTTTCTGGCATTTACTATCGTCGGCTTCGTTACATGGATTCTTGTCATAGGAGTAAAAGAATCGGCACGAGTGAATAATCTTATGGTGATTCTGAAGATCGTCATTCTCTTTTTCTTCATCGGAGTTGGCGCGATGTATGTCAAGCCCGAAAACTGGTCTCCATTCTTTCCGAACGGATTGACAGGTGTGTGGACGGGAGCGAGTTTAATCTTCTTCGCCTTCATCGGGTTCGATGCAATTTCCACTGCGGCAGAAGAATGTAAAAATCCCGCGAAAGATATGCCGAGGGGAATTTTGTGGTCGCTGTTTATTTGCACATTGATTTATGTCGCTACAGCCGCCGTTCTTACCGGCATCATTCCGTGGAACCAACTTGGTGTTGCTGACCCGCTTGCCGCCGCGTTATCGTACCTGCAACTTGATTGGGCGGCGGGAATTGTTTCCTTCGGTGCAGTCGTGGCGATGACAGCCGTTCTCCTTGTCTTTCAACTTGGTCAGCCGAGAATATTTTTTGCCATGTCCCGCGATGGATTGCTGCCAAAAATATTTGCCAGAGTTCATCCGAAATATAAAACACCTCATGTTACAACAATTTGGACTGGAGTTGCTGTTGCAGTCTTTTCAAGTTTTGCCAATTTAAATGAGATTGTCGAACTCACAAATATCGGAACTCTCTTCGCATTCATGCTTGTTTGTCTCGGTGTGTTAATCTTAAGAAAAAAAGATCCGAACAGACGTCGCTCATTCAAAACGCCTTGGGTTCCGCTCGTACCGTTGCTCGGCATCGGAATGTGTTTATATTTGATGCTCGGTTTACCGTGGGTTACTTGGGCTCGGTTTGGAGTCTGGTTACTCATCGGAGCGGCGGTATATTTCTTCTATGGATTCCGGCACAGCAAACAAAAAGTAACAGCATAA
- a CDS encoding YihY/virulence factor BrkB family protein yields MKIFLNILKSIWYYIKGVYLRFKEEDILFMASGLSFNGILCLIPLLLLLTSLLGIFLSSDELALKQLNEVLNTAFPSEPYALTIKETIQQVMEDTMNHKTSYGLIGMGILLWTATSLFSATRTILNRIYRSKSSKLVILTILEDLLWVVIVGVLFIVTSIFPWLMSVAESLVHEVPSFGRIDLKAVLDFVPSAVSIFLTFLMFFILYRFVPDYGVNTKTGIISAIATTIMWIGAGKLFGWYLAQFHSFTKLYGTYAFMLVFIVWIYYSSVVFIVGAIMGQLYKEQPKE; encoded by the coding sequence ATGAAAATATTTCTGAACATACTGAAATCAATTTGGTACTACATCAAAGGAGTCTATCTTCGGTTCAAAGAGGAAGATATTCTCTTTATGGCTTCGGGTTTGTCGTTCAATGGCATTCTCTGTTTGATTCCGTTGCTGTTGTTGCTGACTTCATTGCTCGGCATTTTTCTCAGTTCCGATGAACTCGCATTGAAACAACTGAACGAAGTGTTGAACACAGCGTTTCCCTCCGAGCCATACGCGCTCACTATCAAAGAAACGATTCAACAAGTAATGGAAGACACGATGAATCATAAAACATCGTACGGTTTAATCGGGATGGGAATTTTACTGTGGACTGCAACATCGCTCTTCAGCGCGACGCGAACAATTCTAAACAGAATTTACCGAAGCAAATCATCCAAACTTGTCATCCTGACAATTCTTGAAGATTTGCTCTGGGTTGTCATCGTCGGTGTGTTGTTTATTGTGACAAGTATTTTCCCGTGGTTGATGTCGGTTGCCGAATCGCTTGTGCATGAAGTTCCATCCTTCGGCAGGATTGATTTGAAAGCAGTTTTGGATTTTGTCCCTTCTGCCGTTTCTATCTTTCTGACGTTCCTCATGTTTTTCATCCTGTACCGTTTTGTTCCCGATTATGGTGTAAACACGAAAACAGGAATCATTTCTGCCATTGCAACAACAATTATGTGGATTGGCGCCGGGAAACTGTTCGGATGGTATCTGGCACAGTTTCATTCGTTCACAAAATTATATGGAACATACGCGTTTATGCTTGTTTTCATCGTCTGGATTTATTATTCTTCTGTTGTCTTTATCGTTGGTGCGATAATGGGACAACTTTACAAAGAACAACCAAAGGAATAA
- a CDS encoding DUF5110 domain-containing protein produces MKQPILRFALSSIFLLFFTSFLYSQTYLSNYTRYTVNNNTVQVFAGSASVKFFSIKSYILRVEYLPDSTSQSDSSFVVIKSTVGIVPTITETDSLLTIDLAEIIIQCKKYPLRFSFYNSMNKLLLSEPASGGLSRQGEKRIAGFNLTTNDHFYGTGERGTQLDKRGLSFESYNVAIGGYQNALPNMNANIPFLATSNGYALYFDNTYRGHYDLGKTNSSIFTYTADGGELTYYLIAKETVSRQLDKFTWLTGNQPLPPKWALGFIQSKYGYRNETEARSMIQTMRDKQIPCDAIILDLYWFQHMGDISWKSSAFPNPFQMMSDFLGQGIKTIVITEPYIIEPSSNYSAAASNGYLGKFSQNGSPFVLANWWSCNCNAYLLDLTNPAAQQWWWNKHPAFFGNELAGIWTDLCEPERHPDSMYHYLGKTPKVHNIMNLLWAKTLYEGFNSFRPNQRFFNLTRSGFAGIQRYGVSIWSGDVSRTFGGLAVQLPMMLNMGMSGIVYHNSDIGGFCCGTTTPELYVRWMQYGTFCPITRAHGVDQPTEPWGYGSEAEAISKKYIELRYQLLPYIYTLAELNSKTGYPLAYPLFFDDMTDANLTNESSSYMWGSSMLVSPVVQAGQTSKNIYLPKGGWIDFWTDNFYFGKQTITIQTPLETMPIFVKAGSIIPMQFPMNYTDERPLDTLRLAVYPHPTTDFQFTNSMYEDDGKTLEYQDGSFAKTEFSQELTTSGSDTILTLTINPTKGTYTGKPTHRVYLSEIHLMKKHPVDITMNGTTVNEKYSYVALRQGNDGYYYDTLKNILYIQTPTNPDSSYELKIENVRLTGVLDWDASEKSYGFRLEQNYPNPFNPSTVIRYQLSVNSFVTLKVYDIVGNEISILVNEKKQPGEYQITWDASTQPSGIYFCKMQTDNYLQTQKLVVIK; encoded by the coding sequence GTGAAACAGCCAATTCTCCGATTTGCATTATCATCAATATTTCTTTTGTTCTTCACCTCATTTCTGTATTCTCAAACTTACCTCTCCAATTATACTCGATACACAGTCAACAATAATACGGTTCAGGTTTTTGCCGGTTCTGCGTCAGTAAAATTCTTTTCGATTAAAAGTTACATCCTTCGTGTAGAATATCTTCCGGATTCAACTTCTCAATCCGACTCTTCCTTTGTAGTAATAAAAAGTACAGTCGGAATTGTGCCGACAATTACAGAAACTGATTCGTTGCTTACTATTGACCTTGCCGAAATAATAATACAGTGCAAGAAATATCCCTTACGGTTTTCTTTTTATAATTCAATGAATAAACTCCTCCTCTCTGAACCTGCTTCTGGCGGACTATCAAGGCAAGGAGAGAAGCGAATTGCCGGTTTTAATCTTACAACCAATGACCATTTCTATGGAACCGGTGAACGAGGAACGCAACTCGATAAACGGGGACTTTCGTTCGAGTCATACAATGTTGCAATCGGCGGTTATCAAAACGCCTTGCCAAACATGAACGCGAACATTCCGTTTCTTGCAACATCAAACGGCTATGCTTTATATTTTGATAATACGTATCGCGGGCATTACGATTTAGGAAAAACAAATTCCTCAATCTTTACATACACAGCTGACGGAGGCGAACTAACTTATTATCTCATCGCAAAAGAAACTGTTTCTAGACAACTTGACAAATTTACTTGGCTCACCGGTAATCAGCCGCTTCCTCCGAAATGGGCGCTTGGTTTTATTCAATCCAAATATGGTTACAGAAATGAAACGGAAGCCCGTTCGATGATTCAAACAATGAGAGATAAACAGATCCCATGCGATGCAATCATTCTAGATTTGTATTGGTTCCAACACATGGGCGATATCAGTTGGAAATCTTCAGCGTTTCCCAACCCATTTCAAATGATGTCTGATTTTCTTGGGCAAGGAATAAAAACGATTGTCATTACCGAGCCGTACATTATTGAGCCTTCATCAAACTACAGCGCGGCGGCAAGCAATGGGTATCTCGGAAAATTCTCTCAAAATGGTTCACCGTTTGTCCTTGCAAATTGGTGGTCGTGTAATTGCAACGCGTACTTGCTTGATTTAACAAACCCTGCCGCACAACAATGGTGGTGGAACAAGCACCCGGCATTTTTCGGAAATGAACTTGCCGGAATTTGGACTGACCTCTGCGAACCGGAACGTCATCCCGATTCGATGTATCATTACTTGGGAAAAACTCCGAAGGTTCACAATATCATGAATCTTCTCTGGGCGAAAACTCTGTACGAAGGATTCAATTCATTCAGACCGAACCAGCGCTTCTTCAATCTCACTCGTTCGGGATTTGCAGGTATTCAACGCTACGGCGTTTCGATTTGGTCTGGTGATGTTTCCCGGACATTCGGCGGACTTGCCGTTCAACTTCCGATGATGTTGAATATGGGAATGTCAGGAATCGTGTATCATAATTCCGACATCGGTGGATTTTGTTGCGGCACAACCACGCCCGAATTGTACGTACGATGGATGCAGTACGGAACATTTTGTCCCATCACCCGCGCACATGGAGTTGACCAACCGACCGAGCCGTGGGGCTACGGAAGCGAAGCAGAAGCAATCAGTAAAAAGTATATCGAACTCCGGTATCAACTTCTTCCCTATATCTATACGCTTGCAGAACTCAATAGCAAAACCGGTTATCCTTTAGCCTATCCATTATTTTTTGATGACATGACAGATGCAAATCTGACAAATGAAAGTTCTTCGTATATGTGGGGAAGTTCGATGCTGGTTTCTCCTGTGGTTCAAGCAGGTCAAACATCAAAAAATATTTATCTCCCCAAGGGAGGTTGGATTGATTTCTGGACGGATAATTTTTATTTCGGCAAACAAACAATCACGATTCAAACGCCTCTCGAAACGATGCCGATATTTGTGAAAGCAGGAAGCATCATTCCGATGCAATTCCCGATGAACTACACCGATGAACGTCCGCTCGATACGCTTCGACTTGCAGTCTATCCACATCCAACAACCGATTTTCAATTTACCAATTCCATGTATGAAGACGATGGAAAGACATTAGAATATCAGGATGGAAGTTTTGCAAAGACAGAATTCTCTCAGGAACTCACCACATCCGGCTCGGATACAATTCTCACTCTCACAATCAATCCGACGAAAGGAACATACACAGGAAAACCGACACATCGTGTTTATTTATCTGAAATTCATTTGATGAAGAAACATCCGGTTGATATAACAATGAACGGGACAACTGTCAATGAAAAATACTCATACGTTGCACTGCGACAAGGAAACGATGGATATTATTACGATACACTCAAGAATATTCTTTACATTCAAACGCCGACAAATCCCGATAGCAGTTATGAGTTGAAAATTGAAAACGTCCGCTTAACCGGAGTTCTTGATTGGGATGCATCGGAGAAATCGTACGGTTTTCGATTAGAGCAGAATTATCCTAATCCATTTAATCCTTCGACAGTTATTCGTTATCAGTTATCCGTTAATAGTTTCGTGACCTTAAAAGTGTATGATATTGTAGGTAATGAAATTTCTATACTTGTTAATGAAAAAAAACAGCCGGGCGAATATCAAATAACATGGGATGCCTCAACACAGCCAAGCGGAATTTACTTCTGCAAGATGCAAACCGACAACTATCTTCAAACACAGAAATTAGTCGTTATCAAATAA
- a CDS encoding flavin reductase family protein → MIINPHEHEYNNIYKLLIGTVVPRPIAFVSTVSAEGIRNLAPFSFFNAVCSNPPIILFSTSIRKDGTHKDTYRNVVETKEFVVNIVSEEIAEQMNKCATDVPPDVDEFLLSGLTPTPSDLIKPPRVKESSISMECTLNQIIHFGNQPGGAATIFGEVLRFHIADELFNNFRIDAEKLNAIGRMGGAFYTRTKDRFELRRV, encoded by the coding sequence ATGATAATCAATCCACACGAACACGAATACAATAACATCTACAAACTCCTCATCGGCACAGTCGTTCCGCGACCTATTGCTTTTGTCTCGACAGTCAGCGCAGAAGGAATCAGAAACCTTGCACCATTCAGTTTCTTCAATGCTGTTTGTTCCAATCCACCAATCATTCTTTTCTCGACTTCGATTCGGAAAGACGGAACACACAAAGACACCTACAGAAATGTTGTTGAGACGAAAGAGTTTGTCGTGAATATCGTTTCGGAAGAGATTGCAGAACAGATGAACAAATGCGCAACAGATGTTCCTCCCGATGTTGATGAATTTCTGCTTTCCGGTTTAACTCCAACTCCCAGCGACCTCATTAAACCGCCGCGAGTAAAAGAATCCAGCATCAGCATGGAGTGTACGTTAAATCAGATTATTCATTTCGGAAACCAGCCGGGCGGAGCCGCTACAATCTTCGGAGAAGTCCTCCGCTTCCACATCGCTGATGAATTGTTTAATAATTTCAGGATTGATGCAGAGAAACTGAATGCAATTGGGAGAATGGGCGGGGCTTTTTATACACGAACGAAAGATAGGTTTGAGCTGAGGAGAGTGTAG
- a CDS encoding methylated-DNA--[protein]-cysteine S-methyltransferase: MKAENKEFESPSVRTITKVFCTSFDSRIGKIYVASTEQGVCKISLPKENRKDFINWIDEHINLDAVIDNRSRNKEVIDQLTRYFDGKLAKFKLQYDMLGTPFQIRVWKELMKIEYGTTISYKQLAKRVKAPQAFQAVGRANATNPLPIVIPCHRVLGSNGSLVGYGAGIKTKEFLLRLEGAIML; encoded by the coding sequence ATGAAAGCAGAAAACAAAGAATTCGAATCTCCGTCAGTTCGTACAATCACGAAAGTGTTTTGTACTTCATTTGATTCCCGCATCGGGAAAATTTATGTTGCGTCAACAGAACAGGGAGTCTGTAAAATCAGTCTTCCGAAGGAAAACAGAAAAGATTTTATCAACTGGATTGATGAACATATTAATCTTGATGCTGTCATTGATAACCGTTCGAGAAACAAAGAAGTGATTGACCAACTCACGAGGTATTTCGACGGGAAACTTGCAAAGTTCAAACTCCAATACGATATGCTCGGAACGCCGTTTCAAATTCGTGTCTGGAAAGAATTAATGAAGATCGAGTACGGAACAACAATCTCCTACAAACAATTGGCAAAACGAGTAAAAGCGCCGCAAGCGTTTCAGGCAGTTGGTCGGGCGAATGCTACGAATCCACTGCCGATTGTTATTCCGTGTCATCGGGTTCTCGGTTCAAACGGTTCGCTCGTCGGTTATGGAGCAGGAATTAAGACAAAAGAATTTTTACTTCGCCTCGAAGGCGCAATTATGCTTTGA
- the tnpA gene encoding IS200/IS605 family transposase has product MPFTKVLIHMVWSTKKREPILTKELREKVFDHIRANANDKGIILDTIGGYVDHVHALFVLKHDQTLSKIAMLLKGESSHWVNENNLSTGYFEWQDEYFAVSVSESMAQKVRDYILNQEEHHRTKTYAEEDDEFRKRFGFKETNKGTK; this is encoded by the coding sequence ATGCCTTTTACAAAAGTATTAATTCATATGGTATGGTCAACAAAAAAACGAGAGCCAATTCTCACCAAGGAACTTCGGGAAAAGGTTTTTGACCACATCCGCGCCAATGCAAATGATAAAGGGATTATTCTTGATACGATTGGCGGTTATGTTGACCATGTTCATGCCCTTTTTGTTTTGAAACATGATCAAACATTATCCAAAATAGCTATGTTATTGAAAGGCGAATCCTCACACTGGGTGAATGAGAATAATCTCTCAACTGGATATTTTGAATGGCAGGATGAATATTTTGCAGTTTCGGTAAGTGAGTCAATGGCGCAGAAGGTAAGGGATTACATTTTGAATCAGGAAGAACATCATCGAACTAAAACTTATGCAGAAGAAGATGATGAGTTCAGGAAGAGATTTGGATTTAAGGAGACAAATAAGGGGACAAAATGA
- a CDS encoding DUF2007 domain-containing protein yields the protein MENHNEERNLVPIETYSSQMDAQLAQATLSAAGIESLISSDDAGGMLQYMDYVKGVKLFVDETNLEEAKTLLEQQATPETDEAQPSESL from the coding sequence ATGGAAAACCACAACGAAGAACGGAATCTTGTTCCCATCGAAACATATTCCAGTCAAATGGATGCTCAACTTGCGCAAGCAACATTATCTGCCGCAGGAATTGAGTCGTTAATTTCAAGTGATGATGCTGGCGGAATGTTACAATACATGGACTATGTAAAAGGAGTAAAACTTTTTGTTGATGAAACAAATCTCGAAGAAGCCAAGACATTGCTCGAACAACAAGCAACTCCTGAAACAGACGAAGCACAACCTTCAGAATCTTTGTGA